GAGAGATTTTATGCTCAGAGAAGAATACTGCTCAAATTCTGTGTTTTGATTAAATCTTGAGGGTTCGTTTGGTAGAGTGATTAGTTTGTTAGTTCGTTTAATTATGCTGGGATATTTTTTATCGGTTGTTTATtttggtgtattaaaaataacatGTATTGcacaattttttaaaaaaattatttgtttaTAAATATACTCTCCACATGTGTTGGAAAGAATTTGGAAACGGTTTTGAAAGGACGGTTATGTCTTTATACATACTTATTCATGTATTAAAAACTGTGGTATTACTAAAGTTATAATTTGCTATGTATAAGAATAGTACTAGTACTAGGGTATTTAACTtacaagtattagttatacataggttAAAAAAAATTACCAAACAAGAGATTAATATTACCAAAGCTAATACACGTATTATTTTCCCTAATACATCCTCCCAAACGACCcctcaaaagaaagaaagagagagaatgaTCACACGAAATCAACACAAGCGTTACCTCCTCCATCCCAGATAATCAGCTAAGAGATTATAGATTCTGTTGACGGAATATGATAACAAATAATCAGCTAAAGATAATAGATTCTACAAACAGGTTAATAGTTACAAGTACAAGAAGTGTATGATATTGATACAATGATAGAAGTCATAGAACAATTATTCTACTAGAGCAATATATATACACTACAGGTATTAATACCATCTGCTTGGCAGCAGTATTTGACCCCAGCAGAAATCCAAGCTTATAtggttttattaatttttattttaaatagagGTATGTATATATTTTGGTCATCACAGAAAAGGAAAAAGATTTTACCTGTCAAGCATCAGCATAGGAAAGAAAGTGTTTCAGACAAAACAGGAAATTTTGCAATGCAACCAAAGGGAGGAGTAAGAAAGCATCAAAAAGAAAATGTCCTCAAGTTCATTTTAGTATAAAATATTTTAGCATAAAAGTTAGCTGATTTCTTATATGAGAACAGGGCAGCAGCTGACAGAAAGAAATCCTCATTACTTCAATTCAATGAGTTAAAATTTTCTGTGGAGCTATAATAAAGTTTTGTAGCTAAGTTTCTCATTTAATAtaagagatatatatatatatatatatatatatatatatatatatatatatttatgtttGATAAGACAACAAAAAGGAAGAGCAAGCAAAGGAGATCATGGAGAATAGCTAGCTCCCTTCCCTTGCTCTGCTGGATGTGTGAGTATAACTCTGAACAACGGCCGCTCTTTACATTTGCTTCAAAACTCACTGCAGTTTCTAACCTAAACCTTTTCCTTCCAACAAAACATTCACCCTTTTTCGTCCTGGTTCCTGCACTGCTGAAATCAGCAGTTAGTGTCGTTCTTCATTAGCCACTGCTGTCTCTGCACCACTATCATCTATCTTTCCGTTGCCCTCTTGTGTTTCTACTTCACTATCCACGTTATCTTTCAGAGAAGCAGTGGTATCTCTAAGAGAACCTGCACTGTCCTTTTCTGAAGAAGTTGGATTTTCAGCAGGATTGTTGCCAGTGGCTGAAGCCCCAGAGCCTGGAGGAAGGAAAACGCCAGTGCCAGGGAGTGGAAGTCGTGGTGGGGGATGCCTAGGAGGGGGTGCTGCCCATCCACCTGAGGCAGGTGGAAGAGCAACTGGTGCAGGAAAAGCCATAGGCGGTGCAACCGCAGCGGGAACAAAAATTGGCTGGATACCATTTGGAGGAGCTAACTGTGAACGAATAGCTGGAACGGGTAATACGCCGGTTGTTGGCATGGAACCATAATGCTTGGGCCCAAAAGGATGACGGATATGATTTGGTGACCTGCTAGGAGGGGGGACCCACTGGGGGGCAGCACCTCCTGCTGATGAAGAGAAACGCTGACTATCACCAGACTTGAATCTTCTTGGCTGCACCTTTGTAAAGGTCACAAGTATACGCTGCTTACGGATGGATGGAATAGCATGTCTAGCAAAATCGGTTGATTTTCCCTGCATTACAAGTACGGATCTGTGCATTTTCATAGCAGAAAGATTCAGTAGGTGATTAACCAAGAAAAACAATTAAACAGATAAAAGAAGCAAAGTGGAAAAAGAGGCAATGGAACATAAAGTGCCGTGCATATATAAGCATGTGTGTGTGTTATTTTTGCATTCTCAGTCCAAATAAGTGGGATAATCTTGATTTTGGTCTCATAGAAACACATTAATCCTTCTAGTAATTGTGTCAACTAATTGAATGAAATTTTCTGTGGCTTCTACAACCTTTAACCCTTCCCATTTGCTGTCAAGTCCATTAAGACTCTTTTCTTGTCCTAACTTGTCACCATTACACTATTGCAAGTTACAGCAACCTCAAGTTATTTTAGGAAGGGGGATGAGGATTTGTAGTATTCAGTACAAAGTAATTGGAGTAAGGGATGTTTGTGGAGGTTTGAGGAATGGATGGAAGGAACAAACGACATGAAAAGTCTGTGATATTGTTAAAACTTCTTCCAATCCCTTCAACACTTATAGCAAAAGGACAAAATCTACTCATTGAATgcaaatttgaaggtttaatgtgcTAGGCAGGATGATGTAGCAACTTAATTTCGAATCAAGTTATATCAATGAAAAGCGCAATTTCCACTATACATGCACAAGACAAACtagtaaaaataaaacaaaagataTAACAAACCAAACAACAAAGCCCGAGGAAAGGATTACCCTGGTGCAAAAGAGAGTTTGAGAGAGCCTCGATAATCGCCCGGATGGTCCACACCAATCATCTTACCGAAAGTCATTTCACATTCTGTCAAGAACAACATAGCTACAGGCCGCCCATACCAATAAGGCCACATATGAGGTTGTGAGTGGTCCCCCTACAATTAGAAATAATGTATCAAGTCTGCTAAGCTTTCTAAACAAAATCGCCATGACCATAAGAACTAAAACTACTGCTTGTAACCTCATTGAAGATGTCAATAGTGCAAGCATCTGGCTTCGCAGTTAAAACTTGCATAGCACTCAGTCGTTCAATAACATCTTGGAACAAGCCAGGAATCACTTCCATTTTCCGCTCTGCAAAATTTTGATTAACCCCATTAATACACAAGAAAGCAAAGATATATAAGTTTCATAAATGTTAAACATGCCTTTAAATGTTGCAAAGGCAGCTTCATCTTCAGGAGGTGCATCTGCAATGGGTAGGCCCAGCTGGATCATCTCCCTTCCGTGCCCCTTCATCGGTCTCTTTGAGACTATAAATGTCTGTGCTGCTTGTCACAACATTTCTAATCATTGACATCTATATTAAGGCGTCAGATACAAAGGATAGCACTTCAATAACAGGAATCTAATATCCAGATGTGCTTTCTTAATTCATTGCTGTTGCTCATCTTGCATTTGATGAATTTAAGAATACTACAGGATACGAAAAGAACAGTACTCAGACATAAAGTGCACATTAGAGCTGCATCTGGATGACAATTGTTTTTCGTATAAACTTTTATCCCAGTTTTTAGTAGAGATAACAAGTAAAAAGTGTTAGGCCCGAGAAAGTATTTCACATAAGATTGGACCAAACCACACCACTTCTATTGTTTAAGGATGTAACTACATTCCTCTCTTCTATTACTACGTATAACGTGCCCAGAGAAAATGTAATTTTCAATTTTTACTACTAGTAACAATCACCAGAGAAAGCTCCCCATGCCCCACAAATACCTCAGCTACTATCACATGCTACTGACCTTTATGTTAAACCAAAGACACCAAAATGTAAATTTAGAAATAGCATCCTAATCTTTTTATCAGTAGAAatacttttctaatataatagaCTTTccggaaaaattaattttttacatTTTCTTTTGGATAAGAACTAGCCTAATCAAGGATGAAGATTAAGCAGATGGAAAAAAAATGGAATAATACAATGCAAAAACTGCATGATGAATATTAAAGAGAcaataaaagaacaaaaaaatgaATTCATGATCTTAAATTTATGTAAAAGCACAACTTTTTATAACCGAGAAATACCCGAGGGTGGAGGGCCAGCTAGCCTACGGTTCGAAACTTGGTGGATAATGGGTCTatccctctacccttctccacacTTTAATACTAGGCATTTTGTCTACAGTAGAGTTCAAACCTGTGTCATGCACCTAATCCACACATCACACATTGCACGTTTATTTGCTTTGTTCAACAGAAAACGGTGAACTGCGGGAAGCCTACTAAAGTTGTTTTTTCTTTTGTGGAAATTGAGCTTAATTTCGAAGTTCATCCTCAGGCGACTCAAAATTACACTATTTCTCCTGGTAACAGCAGAAAAAGTAACTCAATCCTGCATAGTCTACCGCTGACAATTCGAGATTTGCATTCAAAAGGTAGATTCACAGTAAAAAGAGCTAGCTTATGACTTAACTCTGATAAAGGCACTCTAGTAAAGGCATCCTTCGTAGTTTCCAATGATCTAGCTTCACATTCCTAGATAAATTCGCCCATAAAAAGAGTCACCCGTAACTTATCTCTATTAGagacattattattattagtctCCGATAGCACGCTGACACTTTTTACATTCAGTGCTGCTGGGTGTGAGCGTAATTGGAGCGTATTTGAGCATGTAAGTACTCGTAATGGTATacttcttatttattttctttgcttAGTTAATCAATTAGATTATATCACTAATGTTAAGATATTCCATGCAACAGATCCACACCAAAAATAGAAACAGATTGGAGCATCAAAGATTGAATGACCTAGCGTATGTCAAGTATAATCGTGCTTTAAAAGCCCGTTATGACTTGCGAAGTGTTATTGATCCAATCTCATTGGATAACATTGATCATAGTGATGAGTGGTGGGTTGGCAAGATGGGTGTTAATGTGGAAGCAGAAGATGAGTTGGTGTTTGGTGATGATAGCTTGACTTGGGGTGATGTTGCAATAGCGTCGGGTAGTGAGGACGTGTTGACATACACAAGGCGACAAAAGAGACAGTCAGGAGTAATTGCAACTAATGCCTCAAACTCCCGAGCTCCACGTATTGAGTCTGTTGACATAGAAGATGAGATTGTTTCGAATATTTTGGTCTTACATTAGTTTCgatatatttttgtatttgaaCAAAGAAGAGAAGATAGGCTCATTACATTCATAAAAAAAGATATGAGAATTTACCTTAAGTAATTAAGTAATTGAGCGTGAGAGCCAAATGAATCGAAAGATTCATGTTTGGTTCGAGAAGGGATTAtggaattttggaaaggaagATGAGATTGTTTCTGATGAGTCAGGGGAAGAGGAGATTGGAGGCTATAGTTCTAGTGACACCAATGAGAATCACCCTATTGAGGAAGATTATATGGAGGAATATTATTTTAGTGATTAGAAGTGGAATCTAGA
This region of Nicotiana tomentosiformis chromosome 4, ASM39032v3, whole genome shotgun sequence genomic DNA includes:
- the LOC104101279 gene encoding RNA demethylase ALKBH10B, with translation MQSGNATLVPEKMHGGGGGEAVEPPPHQQQWFMGDERDGFISWLRGEFAAANAIIDALCHHLRLVGEQPGEYDGVIGCVQQRRGNWSTVLHMQQYFSVAEVIYALHQVEWRKQQKGGFNNKRNSGGSRGGGGGGWRSEGHNFTMDANSKEFYSKSNGVEKIDVIEKEIDVKQGEKKELVGNPEGDSSMKSSVCIEAADSQSEMDKTDHKRDSNSDGSCKAENESRSSEVPNEKQNVTVVPKTFVATEIYDGKPVNVVDGMKLYEELLSSSEVSKLVTLVNDLRASGRRGQLSAQTFIVSKRPMKGHGREMIQLGLPIADAPPEDEAAFATFKERKMEVIPGLFQDVIERLSAMQVLTAKPDACTIDIFNEGDHSQPHMWPYWYGRPVAMLFLTECEMTFGKMIGVDHPGDYRGSLKLSFAPGSVLVMQGKSTDFARHAIPSIRKQRILVTFTKVQPRRFKSGDSQRFSSSAGGAAPQWVPPPSRSPNHIRHPFGPKHYGSMPTTGVLPVPAIRSQLAPPNGIQPIFVPAAVAPPMAFPAPVALPPASGGWAAPPPRHPPPRLPLPGTGVFLPPGSGASATGNNPAENPTSSEKDSAGSLRDTTASLKDNVDSEVETQEGNGKIDDSGAETAVANEERH